The Patescibacteria group bacterium genomic interval ACTTCCGATGGGATGAGCAACGCTATATTGGACAAGAATAAGAAACTGGCTCTGAAAGTTTTGCGAGGGCTTGGGTTTGAGACCTCTTGGTTTCCGGCACCGATTCAAAGCGGTATGTCCGTAGGAATTATTCAAGATCCTGGCAAAGGCGATGACTGGGATCCGATTAAAGAGCGCCTTGCCGGCTGGGATTACCGCGCGGGCTTAGGTGATAATGACGCCGGAGCAAGAGGTGCGGGTTTAGATGACTTTGTGACCATTATAATGTCCTTTGGCAGCAGCGGGACAGTAACAAGAATTGCTCGGACTCTTGCCGCTCTAGCTGGAAATGCTCTCACCTTTGAGTATTTTCACCATCGCCTTTTGCTTAATATGCTGGAGCATTGCGCGAATTGGTATAATAAATTCATACGCGACAACTCGGAAGCAAGCAAGTTGAGTTATGCAGAATTAAATAATCTGGCGCAAAATGTTTCTTATGTTCATATAAGAGTCATCAAGCCAAATGAATATCCCGATGATTGGAATGATCGGACGCTTAACGAACAGATAGCTACTATCCAGAAATCGATCGCTTTTAGGATGGTAGAAATGGTAGGGGGTATGCTCAAGGAAGTTAATGATCCCCAAGCGCCCAAGATTGAACGAGTGATACTGACTGGCGGCTTGAAACAGTCGCCACTGATACAAATAACAATAAGGCACTTCCTTGAATTTTTTGGGTCATTTAAGATCTTTGTTAGCGCTTTGGAAGAGCCGTTCGCGAGCCAAAGCGCGGCGCGCGGCGCGCTCATTACAGCAATGATGCCCAGCTGGGATTTTGACGCTTACGCACGTCTTGCGAAAGAAATATGTCCTTTAAAGCCATTAGAGATTTAAATTTATTTAGCTTTCTGCGAAATTTACAGAAAGCTTTTTTATTTCACCTTGAATTACGAAATGCATTGTCTATTAGCGAGGGATCTGACTAAAAAAGCCCTCCTCACTAATAGATGAAAAGGGATTTTTATAATTCAAGTAAGTTAGAATATTTAACAGGTCGTATGAATTAAAGCATTTACCTTCCTGCCTTCTTTTGTTTTTTGTTCGTAAATTTGGATAATTTCAGATGTGGTGGCGGAAATTACCTCAATTTGATGTTGCCTAAAGTAATCCACTAATTCTTTTTTCACTTTCATTACCCCGCTTTGCCCTGTGCCAATTAAAATTATTTCAGGATTGCCCTTGAGAAGCCTTTTTCTTTCCCAATCGCCAATTTCGTGGGTTGTGCCAAATAATGTTTCAAGCTGGTCCACTTGTCGCTCTTCTACTTCATTCCCAATAATCAAAACCTGATAGTATTTTTTGCCATCAATTACTATTTCGCCAAATTTTGTGGAATTAATGTAAGGCATAGGTTTCCTATTCTGGCTCCATAAGCCTCTCATTTCGCTCGGGGACTATGGAGCCAACAAATGACGAGGTGAATATAACTATTTATCTTTTAGTTCTTCCTTGAGGATTTTATAAAATTTTTCTTTTGCATTTTTTTCTAGCCAAGGGTGATGTCCGCATTTTTTTAGCAGGATAAATTTAAAATTTTTTAAAGTTCGTGATAATGGTTCTTTTACTCCTTGATACGGATGCGGATCATAATCGCCGTGAATTGCCACCACTTGACACTTAATTTGCCTTCCTAATTCTAAAAGCTTTCCATTTTTTCTGAATTTTGCCGCTTCTTCCCAGACATTTTGATAAATATCAAATTGAACTTTAATAATTTCAGACTTGTTATTAATGGGATTATATGAGTCGGTCTTGTTAAATAATTTTCCAAATTGAGCAAAAATAGCATCTTTGTTTTTTATGCCCGGATCATTAAGGGAATTTTCTAAAATTCGCAATTGCGCTTTTGCCTTCTTATTTAATCGCCTTAAGCGAGTTTCTGCAACTTGCTTCGCGTAATTTTCTTCAAATGGCCCGCTGCTCACCAGTATAAGTTTTTCTACCCATTCAGGATATTTAGCAGTAAATATATAGCTAAGCCAAGCGCCCCAAGACCAACCGACTAATTTGATTGGCGAAGTTTTGTTTTGTTCCAATATTTCCCCTAATTCTTTTACCTGACCATCAATGGAGTTTTTCGTTTGAAACGGCTCCAACACGCCATGGTTTTTAGAAAGCTCTCTTGCTACAGGCGCCATTTCTCCGGGGGCGCCGGGACCGCCGTGAATGATTGCTATATTGAAAGGCGCGTTCCCGTATTTTTTGAGTTGTTTCATGGTTTTATTTTTTACCTTTTTTAAAGAATTTCATTCTCTTCTTTTCGATGTCCAGAGATTTTGCCACCAACTGCTCGGGCGCTCCCTTTTCGCTTCCTTGGCAATTTGTTTGGCAAGTTTTGTATTCATTAGTTTTTCTTGTTGGCTGACCA includes:
- a CDS encoding MTH938/NDUFAF3 family protein — translated: MPYINSTKFGEIVIDGKKYYQVLIIGNEVEERQVDQLETLFGTTHEIGDWERKRLLKGNPEIILIGTGQSGVMKVKKELVDYFRQHQIEVISATTSEIIQIYEQKTKEGRKVNALIHTTC
- a CDS encoding FGGY family carbohydrate kinase, translating into MNKEIKWIGWDLSTTALTAVGRTEKGGEVFASVPTEGKTDLLGQPAHNLNLVPWMMDTVLEKIEAQGFTFTKKGATCFSVRQHDLVLLGCNNEPIVDALSWEFELDPKAGVEELQSFRERGYEKIVGPTNKRFIAVKLKWLINSIPDIAPLIRQVMTTGDAIGYWLTGNARIGTSDGMSNAILDKNKKLALKVLRGLGFETSWFPAPIQSGMSVGIIQDPGKGDDWDPIKERLAGWDYRAGLGDNDAGARGAGLDDFVTIIMSFGSSGTVTRIARTLAALAGNALTFEYFHHRLLLNMLEHCANWYNKFIRDNSEASKLSYAELNNLAQNVSYVHIRVIKPNEYPDDWNDRTLNEQIATIQKSIAFRMVEMVGGMLKEVNDPQAPKIERVILTGGLKQSPLIQITIRHFLEFFGSFKIFVSALEEPFASQSAARGALITAMMPSWDFDAYARLAKEICPLKPLEI
- a CDS encoding alpha/beta hydrolase, producing the protein MKQLKKYGNAPFNIAIIHGGPGAPGEMAPVARELSKNHGVLEPFQTKNSIDGQVKELGEILEQNKTSPIKLVGWSWGAWLSYIFTAKYPEWVEKLILVSSGPFEENYAKQVAETRLRRLNKKAKAQLRILENSLNDPGIKNKDAIFAQFGKLFNKTDSYNPINNKSEIIKVQFDIYQNVWEEAAKFRKNGKLLELGRQIKCQVVAIHGDYDPHPYQGVKEPLSRTLKNFKFILLKKCGHHPWLEKNAKEKFYKILKEELKDK